Proteins encoded in a region of the Ptychodera flava strain L36383 chromosome 4, AS_Pfla_20210202, whole genome shotgun sequence genome:
- the LOC139131953 gene encoding uncharacterized protein — protein MPPGKCVFNDLWLKQPEYLGWLERAQDKSSAKCKLCEKTFDVSNMGEAALKSHAKGVKHQALVGQKQKASGLKIKDFFAQSSSDVKSSTYSKPSTSSSDFLTSHSQLSMSSAMSFKMPSIKPVTSSLTAFVSKNDVLRAEVLWTLKVVKSHYSFNSCGDIQQLFSRMFPDSEIAKQFTCGERKCAYLCNYGIAPYFKQLLTKKINDEDGFVLLFDESLNHKTRKKQMDFHARIWEDEKVKTLYYSSSFMGHATAEDMVEHFDECTEGLNKRKMLQISMDGPNVNWKFHRLMQNKQTSTTDKSLLNVGSCGLHIVHGAFKDGAAASGWPIQDLLKSLYYLFKDTPARREDYFTATGSDVFPMKLKFCSHRWVENLPVSERAVQIWPNVVKYVSKVTKGDVPNPKTTSYNTVVSCTKDNILTVKLLCFQSIAKLVAPFLLMYQTDKPMMPFLADDLHRLLTGLLKRFVKGDVIEASGSLAKIVKLDLQDKKIYTSYSKVDLGFSSELELRKVKSQSSVSDRQVMQLRMECRDFLVKTATKLIEKSPLKYPMTRAMSCLDPRQLASSKDDCLRKMKRILTVFVEAGQMTGGASACDEVLRQFEEFVDTVVASNHSTFQEYNPYENRLDELLYQSMETNPHLSLVWKVVKSLLLISHRQASVERGFSVNRQIEVENLHEESVVAQRLICDQVDRVGGIQNVQISAQLLTSAGSARHRYQAHLDEEKKKRETAQAKRKRKDLLSDIEDLKVKKKRLQSDVTELMKSADEYADKAEATRKITFITKSNSLRR, from the exons ATGCCTCCTGGAAAGTGTGTATTCAACGACCTTTGGTTAAAACAGCCCGAGTACCTTGGATGGCTTGAGCGGGCACAAGATAAATCCTCGGCAAAgtgcaaactttgtgaaaagacttTCGATGTATCGAACATGGGGGAAGCAGCATTGAAGAGCCATGCTAAAGGAGTAAAACATCAAGCTCTGGTAGGACAAAAACAGAAAGCAAGTGGATTGAAAATTAAAGATTTCTTTGCCCAATCTTCATCAGATGTAAAGTCATCGACTTATTCTAAGCCATCCACGAGTTCATCAGATTTCCTGACATCACACTCGCAACTTTCTATGTCGTCAGCAATGTCATTCAAGATGCCATCTATAAAACCTGTTACATCGTCATTGACTGCATTCGTCAGCAAAAATGATGTCTTACGGGCTGAAGTTTTGTGGACACTGAAAGTTGTTAAGTCACACTACTCATTCAATTCTTGTGGGGATATTCAGCAGCTATTTTCTCGGATGTTTCCTGATTCAGAAATTGCTAAACAGTTCACATGCGGAGAACGCAAATGTGCATACTTGTGCAACTACGGTATTGCACCATACTTCAAGCAGTTattgacaaagaaaataaatgatGAAGATGGATTTGTTCTCCTTTTTGATGAAAGTCTAAACCATAAGACAAGAAAGAAACAAATGGATTTCCATGCTCGAATATGGGAAGATGAAAAG GTGAAGACACTTTACTATTCTTCATCGTTTATGGGCCATGCAACTGCAGAAGATATGgttgaacattttgatgaaTGCACTGAGGGACTTAATAAGAGGAAGATGCTGCAGATATCTATGGATGGACCGAATGTTAATTGGAAATTCCACAGACTGATGCAGAATAAACAGACATCGACAACAGATAAGTCCTTGCTCAATGTGGGTAGTTGTGGTCTCCATATAGTGCATGGGGCATTCAAAGATGGTGCTGCAGCCTCAGGGTGGCCTATTCAGGACCTTTTGAAAAGCCTTTACTACCTGTTCAAAGACACGCCAGCACGACGAGAAGATTATTTCACAGCAACTGGATCAGATGTTTTCccaatgaaattgaaattttgcagTCACAGATGGGTTGAAAATCTTCCAGTGTCTGAGAGAGCTGTTCAGATATGGCCAAATGTTGTCAAGTATGTTAGCAAAGTTACCAAAGGGGATGTGCCAAATCCAAAGACCACATCTTATAACACTGTGGTCTCTTGTACCAAAGATAACATCCTAACTGTTAAACTTCTGTGTTTCCAGTCCATTGCTAAACTGGTAGCACCCTTTCTGCTTATGTACCAAACTGACAAACCAATGATGCCCTTCCTAGCTGATGACTTGCATAGACTGCTGACTGGACTTCTGAAGCGTTTTGTGAAGGGAGATGTCATAGAAGCATCTGGATCATTGGCCAAAATAGTGAAACTAGATTTACAGGATAAGAAAATTTATACCAGCTACTCCAAAGTTGATCTTGGGTTTTCATCAGAACTTGAGCTGAGAAAGGTGAAATCACAAAGCAGTGTCAGTGATAGGCAAGTTATGCAACTGAGAATGGAATGCAGAGACTTTTTAGTAAAGACTGCTACCAAACTGATAGAGAAGTCTCCATTGAAGTACCCCATGACAAGAGCAATGTCATGCCTTGACCCAAGACAACTTGCATCATCAAAGGATGACTGCCTGCGGAAAATGAAGAGGATTCTCACTGTATTTGTAGAAGCTGGTCAAATGACAGGAGGTGCATCTGCCTGTGATGAGGTGCTACGACAGTTTGAGGAGTTTGTTGACACAGTTGTAGCATCTAACCACTCCACCTTCCAAGAATACAACCCATATGAGAACAGGTTGGATGAATTGCTCTACCAGTCAATGGAAACAAATCCACATCTCAGCTTAGTATGGAAAGTAGTGAAGAGTTTACTACTGATTTCCCATAGGCAAGCCTCAGTGGAAAGAGGATTTTCAGTCAACAGACAGATTGAAGTAGAGAACCTGCATGAAGAATCTGTGGTTGCACAACGCCTTATATGTGACCAGGTAGACAGAGTTGGTGGAatacaaaatgtgcaaatttctgCACAACTTCTTACATCAGCTGGATCAGCAAGACATAGATACCAGGCCCATCTGGATGAAgagaaaaagaagagagaaactGCACAAGCTAAGAGAAAAAGGAAAGACCTTCTTTCAGATATTGAAGATCTCAAAGTAAAAAAGAAACGGCTTCAAAGTGATGTAACTGAACTGATGAAATCAGCAGATGAGTATGCTGACAAAGCAGAGGCCACCAGAAAGATAACTTTTATTACCAAGTCAAACAGCCTCAGGAGATAG